One Littorina saxatilis isolate snail1 linkage group LG12, US_GU_Lsax_2.0, whole genome shotgun sequence genomic region harbors:
- the LOC138981053 gene encoding pseudouridylate synthase 1 homolog: protein MLRRVLSVVVGKLKRYTMAETTTQLAANDVTGEKRLLEEKVTDGAAVKKAKFEAAAPMQGRADRKRKVALLLAYCGAGYYGIQIQKNGNFKTIESELIKALLAAGLITEEHSETPSKMSFQRAARTDKNVSAVGNVISLKMLYEDAVEEKINAQLPPEIRVITCMRTTRGFDSKNHCTARTYRYMLPTYSFAPVEKFITKDYRVPAGIIEKVNEVLKKFVGTRNFHNFTSGRKPNDPSSKRYIISFECGEPFVRDGIEFAVVTIKGQSFMLHHIRKMMGLMISIVRGYCGDEALVKSWGPLKVDIPKAPGTGLFLQELEFAGYNKKFGTDGMHVPLVWDKYQETLDQFKEEHVLKHIAKAEATESVMFQWLATLQYHKFDIIDLKQDMPPDGEKEKDPNWWRTKRLLNQLDKEKQASAAAAEGSITEGSITEESSADADSKTQTGNAGATETTAETKSDQAAEGKADDQTPCQTNLPEDSEAKELPEKEEAGKEAAAS, encoded by the exons ATGCTGAGGAGAGTCCTGTCTGTTGTGGTTGGAAAACTAAAGCGATACACAATGGCAGAAACAACCACACAACTTGCAGCTAATGAC GTGACTGGAGAGAAAAGGTTGCTAGAGGAGAAGGTAACTGATGGAGCAGCTGTAAAAAAGGCAAAGTTTGAG GCTGCTGCCCCAATGCAGGGTCGGGCCGACAGGAAGCGCAAAGTTGCCCTGCTGCTGGCCTACTGTGGTGCAGGGTACTATGGAATACAGATTCAAAA AAACGGCAACTTCAAGACCATTGAGAGTGAGCTGATCAAAGCACTTCTGGCTGCTGGACTCATAACAGAGGAACATTCTGAGACACCTTCCAAG ATGTCATTTCAGAGGGCTGCTCGCACAGACAAAAATGTTTCTGCTGTTGGCAATGTCATTTCCCTCAAGAT GTTGTATGAAGATGCAGTTGAGGAGAAGATCAACGCACAACTGCCACCAGAGATTAGGGTCATCA CTTGTATGCGCACGACCCGAGGGTTTGACAGCAAGAATCATTGTACAGCTCGTACCTACAGATACATGCTACCTACCTACTCCTTTGCTCCTGTTGAAAAG TTTATCACAAAAGACTACAGAGTGCCag cTGGCATTATTGAAAAGGTCAATGAAGTCCTGAAAAAGTTTGTGGGCACTCGCAACTTTCACAACTTCACTTCAGGAAG AAAGCCAAATGATCCAAGTTCCAAGAGGTACATCATTTCATTTGAG TGTGGAGAGCCGTTTGTCAGGGACGGTATAGAATTTGCTGTGGTGACAATCAAAGGGCAGAGTTTCATGCTGCATCACATCAGAAAGATGATGG GCCTGATGATTTCCATTGTGCGTGGCTACTGCGGCGACGAGGCGTTGGTCAAGTCATGGGGACCACTGAAGGTGGACATTCCGAAAGCCCCTGGTACTGGCCTGTTTTTGCAAGAG CTGGAATTTGCAGGCTACAATAAGAAATTTGGCACAGACGGCATGCACGTACCTCTTGTCTGGGACAAATATCAG GAAACTTTGGACCAGTTCAAGGAGGAGCATGTCTTGAAACACATCGCCAAGGCTGAAGCAACAGAGAGCGT CATGTTCCAGTGGCTGGCCACTTTGCAGTACCATAAGTTTGACATCATTGATCTCAAGCAAGACATGCCTCCCGatggagagaaggagaaagacccCAACTGGTGGAGAACCAAACGCCTACTCAACCAACTCGACAAAGAAAAG CAAGCTTCAGCAGCAGCTGCTGAAGGCAGCATTACTGAAGGCAGCATTACTGAAGAAAGCAGCGCTGATGCAGATTCCAAAACACAGACGGGTAATGCTGGTGCGACAGAGACAACCGCAGAAACAAAGTCTGACCAAGCTGCTGAGGGGAAAGCTGATGACCAGACACCATGCCAGACAAACTTGCCTGAGGATTCAGAAGCTAAGGAACTGCCAGAAAAGGAGGAAGCTGGAAAGGAGGCAGCAGCATCTTAG